The proteins below are encoded in one region of Silene latifolia isolate original U9 population chromosome 2, ASM4854445v1, whole genome shotgun sequence:
- the LOC141643491 gene encoding uncharacterized protein LOC141643491: protein MVGNEMEKIKSSKKLMTSHTFSGTFPSPESTPGSEDGRAMGHYPKGWYSERVPQSGNRAKKGYAATAALLPFSSGRALPSKWDDAERWISSPVSVGNVSNYGTGLHKGSGSHLGYKAQRRAKSKSGPLGPAGSGLYGNYNTFSPVLGVGVINGGKWRNSLTGEPSAEVGGQLLEGLDISGGDSGGSGSGSGSGGRVDKGRRRSCPGHDDPEWMNMWTDPFSHNDKHANDDTGTVNDNDNNNAVGKEEAIVDRVISRRDMATQMYPESETSSLYSANSPISLLHNNQPNMNSIQSPEFEVRDVQIDRQTSGKTQRRSPQMNESNDNFSYSTTIVNEDDKTLKIQREEARINAWENLQKANAESAIQKLEMKLEKKRAASMEKIIERLRRAEIKAQKMRGSLTDNNSNGNVESGSLFKTSSSKFPSFCRKIRVNSTSKTSSTCFPF from the exons ATGGTCGGAAATGAAATGGAGAAGATAAAATCGAGTAAGAAACTCATGACATCACACACATTTTCGGGTACGTTTCCTAGCCCGGAGTCCACGCCAGGTAGCGAGGACGGACGGGCTATGGGACACTACCCGAAAGGGTGGTACTCAGAACGAGTACCACAATCGGGAAACCGAGCTAAAAAGGGGTATGCCGCGACGGCGGCGTTGCTGCCTTTTAGTAGTGGGAGGGCACTGCCATCTAAGTGGGATGATGCTGAGAGGTGGATTTCTAGTCCTGTTAGTGTAGGGAATGTTTCTAATTATGGGACTGGGCTTCATAAGGGTTCGGGTTCCCATTTGGGCTATAAAGCCCAAAGAAGGGCTAAATCCAAGAGCGGGCCGTTGGGTCCAGCCGGGTCCGGTTTATACGGGAATTATAATACATTTTCGCCTGTGTTGGGTGTGGGAGTTATTAACGGAGGGAAATGGAGGAATTCATTAACTGGTGAGCCTTCGGCCGAGGTTGGAGGTCAATTATTGGAAGGATTGGATATTAGTGGAGGCGACAGTGGTGGCAGCGGCAGCGGCAGCGGCAGTGGCGGTCGTGTCGATAAAGGCCGTCGACGGTCTTGTCCCGGGCATGATGATCCAGAGTGGATGAATATGTGGACTGATCCTTTTAGTCATAATGATAAAC atGCTAATGATGACACCGGGACTGTAAACGATAACGACAACAACAATGCGGTTGGGAAGGAGGAAGCGATAGTTGACAGGGTCATTTCAAGAAGAGACATGGCGACCCAAATGTATCCAGAGAGTGAGACTAGCAGTCTTTATTCAGCTAATTCTCCAATTTCACTGCTGCATAATAATCAGCCCAATATGAATAGTATTCAATCTCCGGAATTTGAAGTTAGAGATGTGCAAATCGATAGGCAAACAAGCGGAAAAACTCAAAGGCGTAGCCCCCAAATGAATGAATCCAATGATAATTTCTCGTACTCAACTACTATTGTGAATGAAGACGACAAAACACTCAA GATACAAAGAGAAGAAGCCAGGATCAATGCATGGGAAAATTTGCAAAAAGCCAATGCTGAATCTGCTATCCAAAAACTTGAG ATGAAATTGGAAAAGAAGAGGGCAGCGTCGATGGAGAAGATAATAGAAAGGCTAAGAAGGGCGGAAATAAAAGCACAGAAGATGAGGGGCTCACTTACTGATAATAACAGTAATGGTAATGTTGAAAGTGGTAGTCTATTTAAAACTAGTAGTTCAAAATTTCCTTCATTTTGTAGAAAAATCCGAGTGAACTCAACCTCTAAAACCTCTTCAACCTGCTTTCCTTTCTAG